The Canis lupus dingo isolate Sandy chromosome 4, ASM325472v2, whole genome shotgun sequence genome contains a region encoding:
- the TOMM20 gene encoding mitochondrial import receptor subunit TOM20 homolog, which yields MVGRNSAIAAGVCGALFIGYCIYFDRKRRSDPNFKNRLRERRKKQKLAKERAGLCKLPDLKDAEAVQKFFLEEIQLGEELLAQGEYEKGVDHLTNAIAVCGQPQQLLQVLQQTLPPPVFQMLLTKLPTISQRIVSAQSLAEDDVE from the exons ATGGTGGGCCGGAACAGCGCCATCGCCGCCGGTGTCTGCGGGGCTCTTTTCATCGGGTACTGCATCTACTTCGACCGTAAGAGGCGGAGTGACCCCAACTTCAAGAACAGGCTTCGAGAAC gaagaaagaagcagaagctTGCTAAGGAGAGAGCTGGACTTTGCAAg TTACCTGACCTTAAAGATGCTGAAGCGGTTCAGAAATTCTTCCTTGAAGAAATACAGCTTGGTGAAGAGTTGTTAGCCCAAG GCGAATATGAGAAGGGTGTAGACCATCTAACAAATGCAATTGCTGTGTGTGGACAGCCACAGCAGTTGCTGCAAGTGTTACAGCAAACTCTTCCACCACCAGTGTTCCAGATGCTTCTGACCAAGCTTCCAACAATTAGTCAG agaaTTGTAAGTGCTCAGAGCTTGGCTGAAGATGATGTGGAATGA